A single Opisthocomus hoazin isolate bOpiHoa1 chromosome 38, bOpiHoa1.hap1, whole genome shotgun sequence DNA region contains:
- the LOC104330352 gene encoding MAP kinase-interacting serine/threonine-protein kinase 2-like, whose product MELMEQNPFEVAFDLELDKSSDLELDKSNDLEPVSECPSRPDVPLSQPIDTPSTKKRSKNNSFSGRFEDVYWLCDEVLGEGAQGRVQTCVNLITNKEYAVKIIDKRQGRVFNRVLREVVMLNLCQGHRNILQLIEFFEEEDSFYLVVEKMRGGSIMTHIERRCRFNEQEASMVVRDIASALHFLHIRGIAHRDLKPENILCERLDQVSPVKICDFDLASGIKFTDDSFPISTPKLFSPCGTAEFMAPEVVETFYSHKEVPSYDKRCDLWSLGVLLYNMLSGYTPFMERCGSDCGWDMGEMCNTCQKMIFKSIRKGKYEFPEKDWAHISPAAKDLISRLLVRDANKRLTAAQVLEHPWVQGYVLDNSLLTPIIL is encoded by the exons GAACAAAATCCCTTCGAGgtggcgtttgacctggagctCGACAAGTCCAGTGACCTGGAGCTCGACAAGTCCAATGACCTGGAGCCCGTCTCTGAGTGCCCATCCCGTCCTG atgtgcctttgagtcagcccatcgacacccccagcaccaagaaaaggagcaagaacaacagcttctccggcaggttcgaag atgtttactggctgtgcgacgaggtgctgggagaaggggcccaaggcagagtccagacCTGCGTTAACCTcatcaccaacaaggagtacgcagtgaag ATCATCGACAAGCGCCAGGGCCGAGTCTTCAACagggtcttacgggaggtggtgatgctgaatctgtgccagggacacag gaacatcctgcagctgatcgagttcttcgaggaggaggacaGTTTTTACCTTGTggttgagaagatgaggggag GCTCCATCATGACCCACATCGAACGGAGATGCCGCTTCAACGAGCAGGAGGCCAGCATGGTGGTacgggacatcgccagcgccctgcactttttgcacatcagag gaattgctcacagggatttaaaaccagaaaatattctgtgcgagcgcctggaccag gtctcccccgTGAAGATCTGCGACTTCGACCTGGCAAGCGGCATCAAATTCACGGACGATTCCTTCCCCATTTCCACCCCGAAGCTGTTCTCGCCG tgcggcaccgcCGAGTtcatggccccggaggtggtggaaacttTTTACAGCCACAAGGAGGTGCCCAgctacgacaagcgctgcgacctgtggagcctgggcgtcctCCTGTACAACATGCTGAGCGGGTACACCCCCTTCATGGAACGCTGCGGCTCCGACTGCGGCTGGGACATGGGCGAGATGTGCAACACCTGCCAG AAAATGATCTTCAAGAGCATCCGGaaagggaagtacgagtttcccgaaaaggactgggcgcacatctcccctgcggccaaagatctcatttccaggctgctggtgagaGATGCCAACAAGCGGCTCACcgcggcccaggtcctggagcacccctgggtgcagggg TATGTCCTGGATAACAgcctgctgacccccatcatcttgtag